A stretch of the Rhizomicrobium sp. genome encodes the following:
- a CDS encoding OFA family MFS transporter, whose product MASTTISGTGGSNLLARERTIAGPAFNRWLVPPAALAIHLCIGMAYGFSVFWLPMSKMLPGAAICSGGFLAELTATNCNWSVADVTHIFETFIAMLGISAAIWGGWLERAGPRRAGLYAALCWGGGLILGGYGVMIHQLWLVYLGCGFIGGIGQGLGYITPVSTLIKWFPDRRGMATGFAIMGYGGGAMIGSPLAVWLMARFAADGTAGVSTTLMALGAIYFVAMALGAFGFRVAPVGWKPAGWTVPAASSGGMITGRHVHLDTAWKTPQFWLIWGVLCMNVTAGIAVISMASPMLQEVFGGRLVGLDVHAALSTAQKAAIVAAAAGLVGLISLFNSLGRIFWASLSDYLGRKNTYFVFFLLGIALYGLLPTWGHMGLAAAFVASVCIIITMYGGGFATLPAYLADIFGTQMVGAIHGRLITAWSVAGVAGPALIAGLRDTQLAHGVPKALVYDGTLYIMAGLLFVGLLCNLFVRPVNEKHYMSEEQLARERALQHEDRSTADAASAARGGFGGLGILAWLAVGVPFLIGLYIALTKAAALF is encoded by the coding sequence ATGGCCAGCACAACCATTTCCGGCACCGGAGGTTCGAACCTTCTCGCGCGCGAGCGCACCATCGCAGGTCCGGCCTTCAATCGCTGGCTGGTGCCGCCGGCGGCCCTCGCCATCCATCTGTGCATCGGCATGGCTTACGGCTTCAGCGTGTTCTGGCTGCCGATGAGCAAGATGCTGCCGGGCGCCGCGATCTGTTCGGGCGGCTTCCTGGCCGAACTGACCGCAACCAATTGCAACTGGTCGGTCGCTGACGTCACCCACATCTTCGAGACCTTTATCGCCATGCTCGGCATCTCCGCGGCGATCTGGGGCGGCTGGCTGGAGCGCGCCGGGCCGCGCCGGGCCGGCCTCTACGCCGCGCTGTGCTGGGGCGGCGGGCTGATCCTGGGCGGCTATGGCGTGATGATCCACCAGCTCTGGCTGGTCTATCTCGGCTGCGGCTTCATCGGCGGCATCGGACAGGGGCTGGGCTATATCACGCCGGTCTCGACCCTGATCAAGTGGTTTCCCGATCGCCGCGGCATGGCGACGGGCTTCGCCATCATGGGCTATGGCGGCGGCGCGATGATCGGCTCGCCGCTCGCGGTCTGGCTGATGGCACGCTTCGCGGCCGACGGCACGGCCGGCGTGTCGACCACGCTGATGGCGCTGGGCGCGATCTATTTCGTCGCCATGGCGCTCGGCGCCTTCGGCTTCCGTGTCGCGCCGGTCGGTTGGAAGCCCGCCGGCTGGACCGTGCCGGCGGCCTCGAGCGGCGGCATGATCACCGGCCGCCACGTCCATCTGGACACGGCCTGGAAGACGCCGCAGTTCTGGCTGATATGGGGCGTCTTGTGCATGAACGTCACGGCCGGAATCGCGGTGATCTCCATGGCAAGCCCGATGCTGCAGGAGGTGTTCGGCGGCCGGCTCGTCGGCCTCGACGTGCATGCCGCGCTCAGCACGGCGCAGAAGGCGGCCATCGTCGCCGCGGCGGCGGGCCTCGTCGGCCTGATCAGTCTCTTCAACAGCCTCGGCCGCATCTTCTGGGCTTCGCTGTCGGACTATCTCGGACGCAAGAACACCTATTTCGTGTTCTTCCTTCTCGGCATCGCCCTTTACGGCCTCCTGCCCACCTGGGGCCATATGGGCCTGGCGGCGGCGTTCGTCGCCTCGGTCTGCATTATCATCACCATGTATGGCGGCGGCTTCGCGACTCTTCCGGCTTATCTCGCCGACATCTTCGGCACACAGATGGTGGGCGCGATCCACGGCCGGCTCATCACCGCGTGGTCGGTGGCGGGCGTGGCGGGACCGGCCCTGATCGCCGGCCTGCGCGACACCCAGCTCGCGCATGGCGTGCCGAAGGCCCTCGTCTATGACGGAACGCTCTACATCATGGCGGGACTTCTGTTCGTCGGCCTGCTCTGCAATCTGTTCGTGCGGCCGGTCAACGAGAAGCACTACATGAGCGAAGAGCAATTGGCACGCGAGCGCGCGCTGCAGCATGAGGACCGTTCGACGGCCGATGCCGCGAGCGCGGCGCGCGGCGGATTCGGCGGGCTCGGCATTCTGGCGTGGCTGGCAGTCGGCGTTCCATTCCTGATCGGACTTTACATCGCTCTCACCAAGGCGGCGGCGTTGTTCTGA
- a CDS encoding NAD-dependent formate dehydrogenase yields MAKVVCVLYDDPVDGYPKSYARDGLPKIDGYPGGQTLPTPEAIDFKPGTLLGSVSGELGLRKFLESHGHKFVVTSDKDGPDSVFERELVDADVVISQPFWPAYLTAERIAKAKNLKLAITAGIGSDHVDLKAASDLGISVVEVTYCNSISVSEHVVMMILGLVRNYIPSYQWVVKGGWNIADCVARSYDVEGMHVGTVAAGRIGLAVLKRLKPFDMHLHYYDRHRLPEAVERELNLTWHPNVEDMVKVCDVVTINAPLHPETEGLFNDKLLSKMKRGAYLVNTARGKICDRDAIVRALESGQLAGYAGDVWFPQPAPKDHPWRTMPHHGMTPHISGTSLSAQARYAAGTREILECFFEGRPIRDEYLIVQGGKLAGTGAHSYSEGDATKGSEEAAKFKR; encoded by the coding sequence ATGGCAAAGGTGGTTTGCGTTCTCTATGACGATCCGGTCGACGGCTATCCCAAATCCTATGCGCGGGACGGCCTGCCGAAGATAGACGGCTATCCCGGCGGCCAGACACTGCCGACGCCCGAGGCGATCGACTTCAAGCCTGGCACGCTGCTCGGCAGCGTGTCGGGCGAGCTGGGCCTGCGCAAATTTTTGGAATCGCATGGCCACAAGTTTGTCGTCACCTCCGACAAGGACGGCCCCGATTCGGTGTTCGAGCGCGAGCTCGTCGACGCCGATGTCGTGATCTCTCAGCCCTTCTGGCCGGCCTACCTTACCGCCGAACGCATCGCCAAGGCGAAGAACCTGAAGCTTGCGATCACCGCCGGCATCGGCTCCGACCATGTCGACCTCAAGGCCGCGAGCGATCTCGGCATCTCCGTCGTCGAGGTGACGTATTGCAACTCGATCAGCGTTTCCGAGCATGTGGTGATGATGATCCTGGGGCTGGTGCGCAACTACATCCCTTCCTATCAGTGGGTGGTGAAGGGCGGCTGGAACATCGCCGACTGCGTGGCGCGCTCCTATGACGTCGAAGGCATGCATGTCGGCACCGTGGCCGCGGGCCGCATCGGTCTGGCCGTGCTGAAGCGGCTCAAGCCCTTCGACATGCATCTGCATTATTATGATCGCCATCGCTTGCCCGAAGCGGTCGAGAGGGAGCTGAACCTCACCTGGCATCCCAACGTCGAGGATATGGTGAAGGTGTGCGACGTCGTCACCATCAACGCGCCACTGCATCCCGAGACCGAGGGGCTGTTCAACGACAAGCTGCTATCGAAGATGAAGCGCGGCGCCTATCTGGTGAACACGGCGCGCGGCAAGATCTGCGACCGCGACGCGATCGTGCGCGCGCTGGAGAGCGGCCAGCTTGCCGGCTATGCGGGCGACGTCTGGTTCCCGCAGCCGGCGCCGAAGGATCATCCGTGGCGGACGATGCCGCATCACGGCATGACGCCGCATATCTCCGGCACCTCGCTCTCGGCGCAGGCCCGCTATGCGGCGGGCACGCGTGAGATCCTGGAATGCTTCTTCGAAGGTCGGCCGATCCGCGACGAATATCTGATCGTGCAGGGCGGCAAGCTCGCCGGCACCGGGGCGCACTCCTACAGCGAGGGCGACGCGACCAAGGGCTCGGAAGAAGCCGCCAAGTTCAAAAGATAA
- a CDS encoding HPP family protein — protein MSIQDDASELGPEPLPSLARKLGFAAVSGLGGFIVVFLLAQATASLHTVLLIAPFGASCVLVFALPHSPLAQPRNVIGGHLVSATVGVCVCALFGAVPWSFGLAVGLAIALMELTGTLHPPAGADPIVVILAKAGWMFLLSPVLAGAVLIVATAFAYHRVFSQRPYPIQ, from the coding sequence ATGTCCATACAGGACGATGCTTCAGAACTGGGGCCCGAGCCACTGCCGTCGCTTGCGCGCAAGCTCGGCTTCGCGGCGGTCTCCGGTCTCGGCGGGTTCATTGTCGTCTTCCTGCTGGCGCAGGCGACCGCAAGCCTGCACACCGTGCTGCTGATCGCGCCGTTCGGCGCGAGCTGCGTGCTGGTGTTCGCGCTGCCGCACAGTCCGTTGGCGCAGCCGCGCAATGTGATTGGCGGGCATCTGGTTTCCGCGACGGTCGGTGTTTGCGTTTGCGCATTGTTCGGAGCCGTGCCGTGGAGCTTCGGACTCGCGGTCGGTCTTGCCATCGCGCTCATGGAGTTGACCGGCACGCTGCATCCGCCGGCCGGCGCCGATCCCATCGTCGTGATCCTGGCGAAGGCGGGATGGATGTTCCTGCTCTCGCCGGTGCTCGCGGGCGCCGTTCTGATCGTGGCGACGGCCTTCGCCTATCATCGCGTCTTTTCGCAACGCCCTTATCCAATCCAATAA
- a CDS encoding LysR family transcriptional regulator — MLVRHLAYFVTLARERHFARAAEASNVAQPTLSAAIRKLEEDLEARLVIRNHHFVGLTPEGERVLAWGRQILTDYNSLREDLSRLRKGMVGTLRLGVIPAAMPSVSFVTAKFCKDHPAADVEIQSLNSRTIQRGLDTFELDGGITYLENEPLENVRRIPLYREHYVFVTRREHPLASRRTVTWTEAAAEKLCLLSEDMQNRRIITNLLASIGVAISPPIVSNSFLGIYSHLQHGEWSSIVPHTFSYMFGGMRDLVAVDLIEPVHTQSIGLVLSNREPPSPMSNALLASVLEGDLGFTFSQPRDA, encoded by the coding sequence ATGCTTGTCCGCCATCTCGCCTATTTCGTGACCCTGGCGCGGGAGCGCCATTTCGCGCGCGCCGCCGAAGCCAGCAATGTGGCGCAGCCGACGCTGTCGGCGGCGATCCGCAAGCTGGAAGAGGATCTCGAGGCCCGCCTCGTGATCCGCAATCATCACTTCGTGGGGCTCACACCCGAGGGCGAACGGGTGCTTGCCTGGGGCCGGCAGATCCTCACCGACTACAACAGCCTGCGCGAAGATCTGTCGCGCCTGCGCAAGGGCATGGTCGGCACGCTCCGCCTCGGCGTCATTCCGGCTGCCATGCCCTCGGTGTCGTTCGTCACGGCAAAATTCTGCAAGGACCATCCGGCGGCGGACGTCGAAATCCAGTCGCTGAACTCGCGCACCATCCAGCGCGGCCTCGACACGTTCGAACTCGATGGCGGCATCACCTATCTGGAGAACGAGCCGCTGGAGAATGTGCGCCGCATTCCGCTCTATCGCGAGCACTATGTGTTCGTGACGCGGCGCGAGCATCCCCTGGCGTCGCGCCGCACCGTGACATGGACCGAGGCGGCCGCCGAGAAGCTCTGCCTCTTGAGCGAGGACATGCAGAACCGGCGCATCATCACAAATCTGCTCGCCTCCATCGGTGTCGCGATATCCCCACCGATCGTGAGCAATTCCTTCCTGGGGATCTACTCGCACCTGCAGCATGGCGAATGGTCGAGCATCGTGCCCCACACCTTCTCCTACATGTTCGGCGGCATGCGCGATCTGGTGGCCGTCGATCTGATCGAGCCGGTGCATACGCAATCCATCGGGCTGGTGCTCTCCAACCGCGAACCGCCGTCGCCGATGTCGAATGCGCTGCTCGCCTCGGTGCTGGAGGGCGATCTCGGCTTCACCTTCTCGCAACCGCGAGACGCTTGA
- a CDS encoding cytochrome c biogenesis protein DipZ, translating to MILVLLSYLGGVLTIVSPCILPVLPFVFARADQPFVRSGLPLLLGMALTFAAIATLATLGGSWAVHANQYGRIAALILLAFFGLTLLSDSLAERLTRPLVALGDRLSQGTGDKTGSIGGSLLLGVATGLLWAPCAGPILGLILTGAAIRGASASTTLLLFAYAAGAATSLAAALLVGGRVFAFMKRSLGAGAWIRRGLGVAVLLGVVAIAFGLDTGLLARLSLAQTAGLEQALVDKALPTRTTKTDAVAGSDLPSEGAFPSLGGATAWLNSPPLTPAQLRGKVVLVDFWTYSCINCLRALPYIRAWAAKYKDHGLVVIGVHAPEFAFEKDLDNVRNAVRALGVTYPVALDDDLKIWQAFNNEYWPAHYFIDAQGRIRHHHFGEGEYDDSERVIQKLLTEAGYRNVPAGIVNPRAAGALAAADNADMQSPETYIGYARAENFASVSPVFDAPQAYAVPATLRLNQWGLAGTWTIAGEHAALDRAPGKIVFRFHARDLHLVLGPGPDGKPVRFRVTVDGAPPGAAHGADTDDKGFGTIAGQRLYQLVRQNGPVTDRTFAIEFLDPGVQAFAFTFG from the coding sequence TTGATTCTTGTCCTGTTGTCCTATCTCGGCGGCGTCCTCACGATCGTCAGCCCGTGCATCCTCCCGGTCTTGCCGTTCGTCTTCGCGCGCGCCGATCAGCCCTTTGTGCGTTCGGGATTGCCTTTGCTGCTGGGAATGGCGTTGACCTTTGCCGCCATCGCAACGCTTGCCACGCTGGGCGGCAGCTGGGCCGTCCATGCGAACCAGTATGGCCGGATCGCCGCGCTGATCCTGCTCGCTTTTTTCGGGCTTACGCTGCTGTCGGATTCGCTCGCCGAGCGGCTGACGCGCCCGCTCGTGGCGCTCGGCGACCGGCTCAGCCAGGGGACCGGCGATAAGACCGGCAGCATCGGCGGCTCGCTCCTGCTGGGCGTCGCCACCGGCCTGCTCTGGGCGCCATGCGCCGGACCCATCCTCGGCCTGATCCTGACCGGCGCCGCGATCCGGGGGGCGAGCGCCAGCACGACGCTTCTGCTCTTCGCCTATGCGGCGGGTGCCGCGACATCCCTCGCCGCCGCACTGCTGGTCGGCGGCCGCGTATTCGCATTCATGAAGAGGTCGCTGGGCGCCGGCGCGTGGATCAGGCGCGGCCTGGGCGTCGCGGTGCTGCTCGGCGTGGTCGCGATCGCCTTCGGGCTGGACACCGGGCTCCTCGCGCGCCTGTCGCTCGCCCAAACCGCAGGCCTCGAACAGGCGCTCGTGGACAAGGCCTTGCCAACCCGCACCACAAAGACCGATGCCGTAGCCGGCAGCGACCTGCCAAGCGAAGGCGCGTTTCCATCGCTCGGCGGCGCCACGGCCTGGCTCAATTCGCCGCCGCTCACGCCGGCACAATTGCGCGGCAAGGTCGTGCTGGTGGATTTCTGGACCTATTCCTGCATCAATTGCCTGCGCGCGCTGCCCTACATCCGGGCCTGGGCGGCGAAGTACAAGGATCACGGCCTGGTCGTGATCGGCGTGCATGCGCCGGAGTTCGCGTTCGAGAAGGACCTCGACAATGTCCGCAACGCCGTCCGCGCGCTCGGCGTGACCTATCCGGTGGCCTTGGACGACGACCTGAAGATCTGGCAGGCGTTCAACAACGAGTACTGGCCGGCGCATTATTTCATCGATGCGCAAGGCCGCATCCGGCACCATCATTTCGGCGAAGGCGAATACGACGACTCCGAAAGAGTCATCCAGAAGCTTCTGACGGAAGCCGGCTATCGCAACGTGCCGGCCGGAATCGTCAACCCCCGGGCCGCCGGCGCGCTGGCCGCCGCGGACAATGCCGACATGCAGTCGCCGGAAACCTATATCGGTTATGCGCGGGCGGAGAATTTCGCCTCGGTCTCGCCGGTATTCGATGCGCCGCAGGCGTACGCCGTGCCGGCCACGCTCCGGCTCAACCAATGGGGCTTGGCCGGGACCTGGACCATCGCCGGCGAACATGCCGCGCTCGACCGCGCGCCGGGCAAGATCGTCTTTCGCTTCCACGCCCGCGACCTGCATCTCGTGCTGGGTCCTGGACCGGACGGCAAGCCGGTGCGGTTCCGGGTGACGGTGGACGGCGCGCCGCCCGGGGCGGCCCATGGCGCGGACACGGACGATAAGGGATTCGGCACGATCGCCGGTCAGCGTCTCTATCAACTGGTCCGGCAGAACGGCCCCGTCACCGACCGGACCTTCGCGATCGAGTTCCTCGATCCCGGCGTGCAGGCGTTCGCGTTCACCTTCGGCTGA
- a CDS encoding LysR family transcriptional regulator gives MTAAPTLAHLTAFAAVARTSSFQRAGAETGMSTSAVSHAIRGLEERLGVSLFNRTTRSVALTEAGQRLLERLVPALRDVGDALEEMNSFRDTPTGTLRINASRAAAHLLLAPLIPQFLAAYPEIHLEIVNDDGLVDIVGRGFDAGIRFEEQVPEDMVAVHIGAPLRLVVVGTPDYFTRHPVPTHPDDLLAHDCIRYRFASGRLYRWEFEKGNVKIEMAVQGRVALGDQDLMVGVALSGHCLAFVFEDVVQEAIADGRLVRVLEDWCPRFPGFTLYYPRQRRVSSALRAFIDMAKAARPA, from the coding sequence ATGACCGCTGCACCGACGCTTGCCCACCTCACGGCTTTCGCGGCCGTCGCGCGCACGAGCAGCTTTCAGCGCGCCGGCGCCGAGACCGGCATGTCCACGTCCGCTGTGAGCCACGCGATCCGCGGGCTGGAGGAGCGTCTGGGGGTCAGCCTGTTCAACCGCACCACGCGCAGCGTCGCGCTGACGGAGGCCGGTCAGCGCCTTCTCGAACGGCTGGTTCCGGCGCTGCGCGATGTCGGCGACGCGCTGGAAGAGATGAACAGTTTCCGAGACACGCCGACCGGCACGCTCCGGATCAACGCCTCGCGCGCCGCGGCGCATCTCCTGCTGGCGCCCCTCATCCCGCAATTCCTCGCGGCCTATCCGGAGATTCATCTGGAGATCGTCAACGACGACGGCCTGGTCGATATCGTGGGGCGCGGCTTCGACGCCGGCATCCGCTTCGAAGAGCAGGTGCCGGAGGACATGGTGGCCGTACATATCGGCGCGCCGCTGCGCCTGGTCGTGGTCGGGACGCCGGATTATTTTACGCGGCATCCTGTGCCGACGCATCCTGACGACCTCCTGGCGCATGATTGCATCCGCTATCGTTTTGCCAGCGGGCGGCTTTATCGTTGGGAATTCGAGAAGGGCAACGTCAAGATCGAGATGGCCGTGCAGGGCCGCGTCGCGCTCGGCGATCAGGACCTGATGGTGGGCGTGGCGTTGAGCGGCCACTGCCTCGCCTTCGTGTTCGAGGATGTCGTGCAGGAGGCGATTGCCGACGGCCGCCTCGTCCGGGTGCTTGAAGACTGGTGCCCGCGGTTTCCCGGATTTACGCTGTACTATCCGCGGCAGCGGCGCGTGTCGTCCGCCCTGCGCGCCTTCATCGACATGGCCAAGGCCGCCCGCCCGGCGTGA
- a CDS encoding asparagine synthase-related protein: MSGICGIIRLDGRDAASADLERQTRRMAHLGPDRIGTSVEGPAALAHLMMRITREDRRDAQPLHHGDLSLVADVRLDNREELAALLALDITDMTDSELVLAAWRRWGEGCTEHLIGDFAFAVWDARARTLTLVRDHMGQRHVFYTQGAGFFAFAAEIKGLWALPDVPRELNEQGVMRALLMEEKEPGTTDYDNIRAVPGGSILKLAADGTIATRRYWLPHAGPEHLGKDEAYYIATYRKVLAEAVQCRLRRATYAGGLFNGGGFDSSAVCALSGAAVVPNGLKFISACSVMPEDYRGTIRHARKWVEMCRRVMPHLEVRYVTRDGLDIFSFMEEGFLSFDGRHSPNRYVTHALFQEIKNAGGRIVMDGHGGDYTVNPRGQNALLRLLAKGRLRRFVSEFRATGRHMRLGPLRNFKRNVADGAIPHWVTRLRTRWRHGLALFGPTLPLSRAVKATHNAKARRDAGYRSSTPQSESMARALCSQQNFPAQGYSIAGAQHGLEFTQPFHDKRVVEFGLAIPEDLYMKDGKTRWLARQALKDLYPPEYQDRLPGNDDMGPDFLIQAKRIEPRVLAEIDRMEQAGYLSRYFDFPRMRAMLTRRTVDDHNSGSEFDTRQAQLAFIAARYIEWFRGDNR; encoded by the coding sequence ATGAGCGGCATTTGCGGGATCATCCGGCTGGACGGGCGCGACGCCGCGTCCGCTGACCTGGAGCGCCAGACCCGGCGCATGGCCCATCTTGGGCCCGACCGGATCGGCACCTCGGTCGAAGGTCCTGCGGCGCTGGCGCATCTGATGATGCGGATCACGCGTGAAGACCGACGGGATGCCCAGCCTTTGCATCACGGCGATCTCAGCCTGGTTGCCGATGTGCGGCTGGACAACCGCGAAGAACTGGCGGCGTTGCTGGCTCTCGACATCACGGACATGACCGACAGCGAACTGGTGCTGGCGGCCTGGCGCAGATGGGGCGAGGGCTGCACCGAACATCTGATCGGCGATTTCGCTTTCGCGGTGTGGGATGCACGCGCCCGCACGCTGACGCTGGTGCGCGACCATATGGGCCAGCGGCATGTCTTCTATACCCAGGGTGCCGGCTTCTTCGCCTTTGCCGCCGAGATCAAGGGCCTGTGGGCGCTGCCCGACGTGCCGCGCGAACTGAACGAACAAGGCGTGATGCGCGCCTTGTTGATGGAGGAGAAAGAGCCCGGCACCACCGACTATGACAATATCCGCGCCGTGCCCGGCGGTTCGATTCTGAAGCTCGCCGCCGACGGCACCATCGCCACGCGCCGCTATTGGCTGCCGCATGCTGGCCCCGAACATCTGGGCAAGGACGAAGCCTATTACATCGCCACCTATCGCAAGGTGCTGGCGGAAGCGGTGCAATGCCGCCTGCGCCGCGCCACCTATGCCGGTGGGCTGTTCAATGGCGGCGGCTTCGATTCCAGCGCCGTCTGCGCCCTGTCGGGCGCCGCGGTGGTGCCCAACGGGCTGAAATTCATTTCCGCCTGCTCGGTGATGCCGGAGGACTACCGCGGCACCATCCGCCATGCCCGCAAATGGGTGGAGATGTGCCGCCGCGTCATGCCGCATCTGGAGGTGCGCTACGTCACCCGCGACGGGCTCGACATCTTCAGCTTCATGGAAGAGGGCTTTCTCAGCTTCGACGGCCGCCATAGCCCCAACCGCTATGTCACCCACGCCCTGTTCCAGGAAATCAAGAACGCCGGCGGCCGCATCGTGATGGACGGGCATGGCGGCGACTATACCGTCAATCCACGCGGCCAGAATGCGCTGCTGCGCCTGCTCGCGAAGGGGCGGTTGCGCCGCTTCGTGTCGGAATTCCGCGCCACCGGCCGGCATATGCGGCTGGGGCCGCTGCGAAACTTCAAGCGCAACGTCGCCGACGGCGCCATACCGCATTGGGTGACGCGGCTGCGCACGCGCTGGCGCCACGGCCTGGCGCTGTTCGGCCCGACCTTGCCGCTGTCGCGGGCCGTGAAGGCCACTCACAACGCCAAGGCCCGCCGCGACGCCGGATACCGCTCGTCCACACCGCAAAGCGAGAGCATGGCGCGCGCCCTGTGCAGCCAGCAGAACTTTCCGGCGCAAGGCTATTCCATCGCCGGCGCCCAGCACGGGCTGGAATTCACCCAGCCTTTCCACGACAAGCGGGTGGTGGAATTCGGCCTGGCGATTCCGGAAGACCTGTACATGAAGGACGGCAAGACCCGCTGGCTGGCGCGCCAGGCGCTGAAAGACTTGTATCCGCCGGAATACCAGGACCGGTTGCCCGGCAACGACGATATGGGTCCGGATTTCCTGATCCAGGCCAAGCGGATCGAGCCGCGTGTGCTGGCGGAGATCGACCGCATGGAGCAGGCGGGATACCTGAGCCGCTATTTCGATTTCCCGCGCATGCGCGCCATGCTGACCCGGCGCACGGTGGACGACCACAACTCAGGCAGCGAGTTCGACACGCGCCAGGCGCAACTGGCCTTTATCGCGGCGCGCTATATCGAATGGTTCCGCGGCGACAACCGCTGA
- a CDS encoding ribonucleotide-diphosphate reductase subunit beta, translating to MSTIFNHLIDLQRSLIGTGKIGLLTATGTYDVERYPWAYEFWKRQQQTHWMGEEVPLGNDIKDWSSDRVTPAERALLTQIFRFFTQSDVEVGDNYLKRYIPIFQPLEVQMMMAAFTNMETVHIDAYALLLKTLGMPKAEFEAFRDYAELRAKADYMHTFGVGTCADVARTLAMFGAFTEGMSLFASFAMLLNFPRHNKMNGMGQIVSWSVRDESLHCEGIIKLFHAWNAETGAVTLGVRDDIIDVAKTMVKLEEGFVDLAFGIGGIEGMSADDIKFYVRYIADWRLTQLKLTPVFGNFEETDGGYRALQAHPLPWLVEILNGVEHANFFEQRATEYSKGASRGSWDGENGVWSLFEKRGKAA from the coding sequence TTGTCCACCATTTTCAACCACTTGATCGACTTACAGCGCTCACTGATCGGCACCGGCAAGATCGGGCTGCTCACCGCGACCGGTACCTACGACGTCGAGCGCTATCCCTGGGCCTATGAATTCTGGAAGCGCCAGCAGCAGACCCATTGGATGGGCGAGGAAGTGCCGCTGGGCAACGACATCAAGGACTGGTCATCGGACCGCGTCACCCCGGCCGAGCGGGCCCTGCTGACCCAGATCTTCCGCTTCTTCACCCAGTCGGACGTCGAGGTCGGCGACAACTACCTCAAGCGCTACATCCCGATCTTCCAGCCGCTGGAAGTGCAGATGATGATGGCGGCCTTCACCAACATGGAGACCGTCCACATCGACGCCTACGCGCTGCTCTTGAAGACGCTGGGGATGCCGAAGGCCGAGTTCGAGGCTTTCCGCGACTATGCGGAACTGCGCGCCAAGGCGGACTACATGCACACCTTCGGCGTCGGCACCTGTGCCGACGTGGCGCGGACGCTGGCGATGTTCGGTGCCTTCACCGAGGGCATGTCGCTGTTCGCGAGCTTCGCGATGCTGCTCAACTTCCCGCGCCACAACAAGATGAACGGCATGGGCCAGATCGTGAGCTGGTCGGTGCGCGACGAGAGCCTGCACTGCGAAGGCATCATCAAGCTCTTCCACGCCTGGAACGCCGAGACCGGCGCGGTCACGCTCGGCGTCCGCGACGACATCATCGACGTCGCCAAGACGATGGTGAAGCTGGAGGAGGGTTTCGTCGATCTCGCCTTCGGGATCGGCGGCATCGAGGGGATGAGTGCGGACGACATCAAATTCTATGTTCGCTACATCGCCGATTGGCGGCTGACGCAGCTCAAGCTAACGCCGGTGTTCGGCAATTTCGAGGAGACCGATGGCGGCTATCGCGCGCTGCAAGCGCATCCGCTGCCTTGGCTGGTGGAAATCCTCAATGGCGTGGAGCACGCCAACTTCTTCGAGCAGCGCGCCACCGAATATTCCAAAGGCGCCAGCCGCGGCAGCTGGGACGGCGAGAACGGCGTGTGGTCGCTGTTCGAGAAGCGCGGCAAGGCGGCCTAG